The Nostoc sp. 'Peltigera membranacea cyanobiont' N6 genome contains the following window.
TTTCTTCACCCGATGGCTTTTCTTGAACACGCTCTTTCCAATATCCTGGTTCGCGGCTACAGTGCATCACCGCCAAAATCAAAATGTAATCTTCCTCAATGGTGTATAAAATTCCATAGGGAAAGTTGCGTGTTAAACATCGACGAATGTTTTCCTCAACAATAGCCCAGCGATTTGGTGATTGAATGATTCGGAAAATTGTATCCTCAATCGCATTAATAAATGCTTGTGCTAATTCAACTCGACTCTCTGCGTAAAAATTGACCGCTTCGCCGTATTCACTTAATGCTGTTGGGTGAAAAACGTACTTCATTAATCCAAAAGTTGTCTCACCCTAGCTAAGGCTTCCTCTCCAGGAATGGGTATAACTGTACCGTTTCGGACTTCATCTCTACGCTTCTTGGCTTCCTCTATCCACAGTTTTTGTTGTGTTTCATCTACATCAAATTCAAGACTTTCAACCAGTTTTTCTGCCAACAATGCTCTTAAAGCACTGGGCAAAGCTAAGGCTTCTTTCATGATTTGCTCAACAGATGACATAATTCCTGAAAGCATAGGACTATCAAGAGTGTAGCAGGAAAGCAGTAGAGGTGGCACAATACTGAGATTATGGAAAGTTCCTCGGATGTCTACCTAGATCGTTTTGGTTCAATCAAATTGACGATCGCTTTCACCAATACATCTGGATCTACTGGTTTGGAGATATGCATTTGAAATCCGGCTGCTAGTGCTTGCTGCTGATTCATTTCCCCTGCATAAGCTGTGAGAGCGATCGCGGGTACGCGTCCTCCTTGTTGGGGCGATCGCGATCGCACTTCCCGCATCAGCATATAACCGTCTGTCTTGGGCATTCCAATATCACTAATTAAAACGTCTGGTATCGACTCAGACAGTGCTTGTAATGCCTCCTGTGCTGAGGATACGGCGGTTACTTCTACACCGTAGTCTTGCAAAATGAAGCTCACTAAGTCGCGGATATCTGGTTCATCATCCACCACTAAAACTTGAGTGTTTGAAAGGAGTGAAGATTCCGGTTCACAATCTAAATACTCATTCTCTTGCCGCCGAACCTGTTCGCTTCTCACCAAAAGCGGTAATTCAACACTGAAGGTTGCACCTAATCCTTCTCCAAGACTTTCGGCTTGAACTTTTCCTCCATGCATTTCTACCACCTTCCGCACGATCGCTAATCCTAAACCTAGTCCGCCAAATGTGCGTGTAGTTGTGCCATCAGCTTGGCGAAAGTAATCAAAGACATAAGGCAAAAAGTCTGGGTTAATTCCCTTACCTGTATCGCTAACTTGAATTTGAATCTGATTACCAACTTCCATGAGTCGAATTTCTACCCGTCCTCCTGGTGGTGTAAATTTTACCGCATTGGAAAGCAGGTTCCACAGGACTTGCTGGAGGCGATTGGGATCGCCCATAACTTGCCCTAAACTGGGATCGAAGATGGTCTTAAGTTGAATTGAATTGGCTTCTGCTGCTAATCGTACCGTTTCTAGTGCTGCTTCAACTACCATTACCAAGCTCACTGGACATATATTCAAGTTTAATTTCCCTTGGAGGATGCGAGACACATCCAACAAATCTTCAATTAGCTGGGTTTGTAACTTGGCGTTGCGTTCAATGGTTTCCAAGGCGCGATTAGTGGTGTGTTCGTCAAACTTGCGAGTCCGCAACATTTTCGACCATCCCAGAACGGAGTTTAGCGGAGTTCGCAGTTCATGGGAGAGAACCGCTAAAAATTCATCTTTAATTGTGTTGGCAATCTCTGCTTGTTGGCGTGCTGTTCTTTCGCAGTCGAGGAGGCGATCGCATTCTTTTTGGGCCAATTTGCGATCGGTAATATCTAGGACAAAAGCAACACCGTTCTCTTGGGAATCATTCAGCAAGGCTATCCCCAAAACAATTGGTACTCGCTTACCGTTGCGGTGGATGAACTCTTTCTCGTAAATTTTGGAAACTCCAGTAGTTTGCACCTCCAAGAGGGCGCGATCGTCTAAATGCTGATACTCAATAGGGGTGAGTTCTTGCCAATTAATTCTACCTAAAGTAGCCAACTCGTCACGAGTGTAGCCAGCTAGCTGAAGAAAAGCATCATTGGCATCGATCACAAAGCCATCCACATTCCAAAAAGCGACCCCGATTAGGTTAGACTCAAACAAACGCCGAAATCGCGCTTCACTTTCGCGTAACAATTTTTCTGCGCGTTTGTGTTCGGTAATATCACGAGAAACAATAATTACGCCTTCAATACTTTGGTCGAAATTCCGCAATGCGGTAAGAATGTATTCATAATAATGCACCCCATCAGTAGTTACATATTTACACTCATCCTTGATTGGCTGCCCAGTTCTCATCACAGCTTGTCGTTGATTATCTACCTGTTCTACTAGGTCTGTAGGTAAATCCAGTTCTTGCAAAGTTTTTCCAATAATATCCTGGGGTTGAAAACCTAATATAATAGCTGCATCACGACTGACATATTCATAGCAACCTCTGCGATTAAAGATGTAAATATGATCGACAGAGGCGGTGAGGATGGCATTTAAAATATTTGCTTGTTCTTGAACTTGTGTCGTTAGTTCACGAGTACTTTCTTCTGCCTGCTTGCACACAGTAGTTTCCATGCAAATACCGATCATCCGCACCGCTTGCCCGCGATCGTTATAGATAAATTTTCCCTTTGCAGAAATCCAATGTACGCTTTGGTCTGACCGAACTATCCGAAATTCATCATTGTAGTCAGTTTTTTGTGCCAATGCGTGGCCGATCCCTTGCATTACAGATTGCTTATCTTCAGGATAAACGCACTTTTGAAACGTCTCATAAGGGCCATCAAAGCTACTTGGAATTAAACCAAAAAGCATCTCATAATTTTCCGACCAGATGACTTGATTGGTAATAATATTCCAATCCCACAAGCCCATCTGAGAAACTTCTAAAGCTAACCTTAGCCGTTCTTCGCTCTCTTTAAAAATTATTTCCAGTTGCTGCCGCTCTGCAATTTCTTGTTGGAGTTGCTGTAAAGTCCCCGCCATCTTTTCTGGCACATTCAAGCCTGTGGATTTTTCTTGTTCGAGATCGCATTCAATGTCATCATCGAATACTTGATTTTGGGGATTTTGTACAGCTATTGCTAGTTGAGTTCTTGTTTTTGTTAATTGTTCCTCAAGTGATGCTTGCCTTTGCTGATAAAATATTTCCGATCGCTCTAACTCAGCTACACGCTGCCGTAAAACCGCTAATTCATCAGTAAATTTAGAGTTAATTTTATCAACATTTGGCATCTGCATACACTGCCTATAACTAAATAACATAGACTTGAAGAGTAGGCATCCCCTAGTTATATTAGTATGGATTTTTAAGCTCCAAAATGCAATCCATCAAAAGGCACATAGGAGTCTTAGCCAAAAGATATCCTTTGGATTTAAGAGCGATCTTTAGCCCTGCCAAGGTGACTTTTTATCGGAGAATTATGGCAGGAGCGATCGCTATCTAAAAATAAATAGTGGAGAATAGACTACCAAACTTTTAGCCCAGGCAAAAAATTTACCTTCACACAGACACCCATCACTCCTAATGCAGCAAAAGTGTGCTGTTGTTATCAATTAGCCTCAGAGTTCCACCAGTAGCCATACCTGAATTAGGCTGTGCCGATGCATTATAAGTCTCAATGTAGCGACGCACTTCTAATGGAAACTGCGGATAGTCTAATACCGCATCCCCATCAGCAATTGTTGACCAGAAGTCTCGCAAACCAGGAGCTAATTCTTTTGCCTGTGATAGTGGTAAGTTTAATGGAGAGTGAGTTAGTAGCTTGATTAGGAAGGGGAAAGAGCGATCGCCCACCCATTGCCGTGATGACTCTTGCAAATCGGGAAACTCAGGCACTGACTCTACCCGATGAGATACAATTTGCAATGATTCTTTACCTTGGTTATCCCGATGAAACTCTAGCACTCGATAAGGGTGAGGATAGCTAACTAACGACCCAGTGGTAATATCATATACTCCATCTGAGTAAGCAATATCCTGAACGTGCAAATGCCCGGTAAATACTAGCTTGACTCCGTAGCGCCTTAGTAACTGCAACAATTCTGTGGAATTCGCCAACATATAGCGATTGGCCAGTGGGTGGTTTGATTGATCGGGCAAATGCTCCACCACATTATGATGCACCATCACCAAAACTAATTCATCAACAGATGCCGCCAGCACTTCTTCTAACCACCGTAGTTGTTTGGCATCCAAACACCCCACCTGCTCGCCCTGCTCATTAAAGGAGTTAGAATTCAGTCCAATCAGCTTAACTCCAGGTAGCAATTGACGAATGTAGTACATCTGCTGTGGATCTTCATAGCCAAACTTGGTGTAATAGTAGGGAAAATCCGCAAAAGCGATTGATTGGCGATCGGCCAACAGCACGGGAACGTCATGATTCCCAGGAACAACGTAGACGGGAAAAGGTAGCTCGGCTAAACATTGTTGTAACCAGGCGTGGTTTTCTGGTTCGCCGTGCTGGGTTAAATCTCCCGGTAACAATAAGAAATCTAAATCGAGTTGTGTTAAATGTTCCAGTACACTTTTAAACGCCGAGATACTAACTTCTACCAGATGAAACCGACTAGGATGATCCCAGATTGTGTGGGGAAGTGCCAGGTGTAAGTCACTGACTACCGCAAAACGAAAATTGAGAGTCATTGATTTATGAAAACGTTAAAAACAGGGATTAAAATAAGCCTTTTCCCAAAAGTATAACCCTAACTTTCTTTCCTTGCTCAGGAGTGCATTTACTTAACATTTATATACATTAAGTATTGATTAAACATTATGATGGCGATTAACTTAATACCAATGCCCAAGTTAGAACCTGGCTTCTCTGCTACTCCTCTTTTCGGTAAAATGACTTAGCAGATCGGTAAAAAACAGGTTCAGAATCATGGCTCAAGCTAGTATTGGGATTATTGGTGGCAGTGGTCTGTATAAAATGGACGCACTCAAAGACGTAGAAGAGATACATATCCAAACCCCTTTTGGTTCGCCATCAGACGCTTTGATTCTGGGGACATTGGATAGTACACGAGTAGCTTTTTTAGCGCGTCATGGCCGCAATCACACGCTGTTACCCTCTGAATTACCGTTTCGCGCTAACATCTATGCGATGAAGCAATTGGGAGTGCAGTATTTAATTTCAGCTAGTGCTGTCGGTTCCTTGAAGGAAGAGGCGAAACCACTGGATATGGTAGTGCCAGATCAGTTTATTGACAGAACAAAAAATCGGATTTCGACGTTTTTTGGTGAGGGAATTGTGGCTCACATTGCCTTTGGCGATCCAATTTGTAAGAACTTAGCTGTAGTATTGGCAGATGCGATCGCATCTCTCAATTTACCAGAAGTTACTCTCCATCGCGGTGGTACTTATGTGTGCATGGAAGGGCCAGCTTTTTCTACCAAGGCGGAATCAAATCTTTACCGCAGTTGGGGTGCAACAATCATTGGGATGACGAATTTACCAGAGGCGAAGCTGGCGAGGGAAGCGGAAATTGCTTATGCAACCTTAGCGCTGGTGACAGATTATGATTGTTGGCATCCAGATCATGACAGCGTGACGGTGGAATTGGTAATTGGTAATTTGCTGCGGAATGCTGCCAACGCTCAAAAGGTAATTCAAGAAACTGTGCGGCGATTGAGTGAAAATCCGCCGTCGAGTGAGGCGCATTCAGCATTGCAATATGCGATTTTAACTCAGTTGGATAAAGCACCAGTAACTACAAAGGAAAAGTTAGGCTTATTGTTGCAGAAGTATTTATAGTATTGGATAGGAGCGATCGCTTGAACTTAAGATAAAGCGATCGCCTGCTTGATGAATGCTTCTAAGTTTTGGGTAGCAGTGGGATTGTCAAACAGAACGTTGATTGCCAGTTTTAGAGCTTCACGAACTGAGGAACGCCAATCAATATCTACCGCTAATCGCACTGCAATCTTGATATATTGCGAGGCATCATCAGCAATTGTCTCAGTTAGCCCCATAGCTTGCAAGAAACCATAAGAGTGCCGCCCTCGCATAAACTCACCAGGACAAGTGACAATCGGTAAATGACAGGCGATCGCATCCAGTGTTGTATTCCCACCCGCCCAATCAAAGGTATCTAAATAAATGTCTGTCAACGAAAGCAAGTCAAAGTAATCCTCACGGG
Protein-coding sequences here:
- a CDS encoding type II toxin-antitoxin system RelE/ParE family toxin, giving the protein MKYVFHPTALSEYGEAVNFYAESRVELAQAFINAIEDTIFRIIQSPNRWAIVEENIRRCLTRNFPYGILYTIEEDYILILAVMHCSREPGYWKERVQEKPSGEETEL
- a CDS encoding addiction module protein, which produces MSSVEQIMKEALALPSALRALLAEKLVESLEFDVDETQQKLWIEEAKKRRDEVRNGTVIPIPGEEALARVRQLLD
- a CDS encoding PAS domain-containing hybrid sensor histidine kinase/response regulator, which translates into the protein MPNVDKINSKFTDELAVLRQRVAELERSEIFYQQRQASLEEQLTKTRTQLAIAVQNPQNQVFDDDIECDLEQEKSTGLNVPEKMAGTLQQLQQEIAERQQLEIIFKESEERLRLALEVSQMGLWDWNIITNQVIWSENYEMLFGLIPSSFDGPYETFQKCVYPEDKQSVMQGIGHALAQKTDYNDEFRIVRSDQSVHWISAKGKFIYNDRGQAVRMIGICMETTVCKQAEESTRELTTQVQEQANILNAILTASVDHIYIFNRRGCYEYVSRDAAIILGFQPQDIIGKTLQELDLPTDLVEQVDNQRQAVMRTGQPIKDECKYVTTDGVHYYEYILTALRNFDQSIEGVIIVSRDITEHKRAEKLLRESEARFRRLFESNLIGVAFWNVDGFVIDANDAFLQLAGYTRDELATLGRINWQELTPIEYQHLDDRALLEVQTTGVSKIYEKEFIHRNGKRVPIVLGIALLNDSQENGVAFVLDITDRKLAQKECDRLLDCERTARQQAEIANTIKDEFLAVLSHELRTPLNSVLGWSKMLRTRKFDEHTTNRALETIERNAKLQTQLIEDLLDVSRILQGKLNLNICPVSLVMVVEAALETVRLAAEANSIQLKTIFDPSLGQVMGDPNRLQQVLWNLLSNAVKFTPPGGRVEIRLMEVGNQIQIQVSDTGKGINPDFLPYVFDYFRQADGTTTRTFGGLGLGLAIVRKVVEMHGGKVQAESLGEGLGATFSVELPLLVRSEQVRRQENEYLDCEPESSLLSNTQVLVVDDEPDIRDLVSFILQDYGVEVTAVSSAQEALQALSESIPDVLISDIGMPKTDGYMLMREVRSRSPQQGGRVPAIALTAYAGEMNQQQALAAGFQMHISKPVDPDVLVKAIVNLIEPKRSR
- a CDS encoding metallophosphoesterase family protein, with amino-acid sequence MTLNFRFAVVSDLHLALPHTIWDHPSRFHLVEVSISAFKSVLEHLTQLDLDFLLLPGDLTQHGEPENHAWLQQCLAELPFPVYVVPGNHDVPVLLADRQSIAFADFPYYYTKFGYEDPQQMYYIRQLLPGVKLIGLNSNSFNEQGEQVGCLDAKQLRWLEEVLAASVDELVLVMVHHNVVEHLPDQSNHPLANRYMLANSTELLQLLRRYGVKLVFTGHLHVQDIAYSDGVYDITTGSLVSYPHPYRVLEFHRDNQGKESLQIVSHRVESVPEFPDLQESSRQWVGDRSFPFLIKLLTHSPLNLPLSQAKELAPGLRDFWSTIADGDAVLDYPQFPLEVRRYIETYNASAQPNSGMATGGTLRLIDNNSTLLLH
- a CDS encoding S-methyl-5'-thioadenosine phosphorylase — encoded protein: MAQASIGIIGGSGLYKMDALKDVEEIHIQTPFGSPSDALILGTLDSTRVAFLARHGRNHTLLPSELPFRANIYAMKQLGVQYLISASAVGSLKEEAKPLDMVVPDQFIDRTKNRISTFFGEGIVAHIAFGDPICKNLAVVLADAIASLNLPEVTLHRGGTYVCMEGPAFSTKAESNLYRSWGATIIGMTNLPEAKLAREAEIAYATLALVTDYDCWHPDHDSVTVELVIGNLLRNAANAQKVIQETVRRLSENPPSSEAHSALQYAILTQLDKAPVTTKEKLGLLLQKYL